Proteins from a genomic interval of Rhipicephalus microplus isolate Deutch F79 unplaced genomic scaffold, USDA_Rmic scaffold_20, whole genome shotgun sequence:
- the LOC119181555 gene encoding uncharacterized protein LOC119181555, with protein MPQKTAADTGTPFIICSITAAAVHRSQAKTGGGPEDVPPLNEFETRVASALDPEAISGISGGMDVGAPSADEQRDNPFIAELSIPGPSNMAYEELEEGTCDAIRNVPSSAGSSQEDGDSATGEPQQRSSSTPRR; from the exons AtgccacagaaaacagctgcagaTACAGGTACACCATTCATTATCTGCTCTATAACAGCTGCTGCAGTTCACCGCAGCCAGGCGAAAACTGGTGGCGGTCCAGAAGACGTGCCACCTCTGAACGAATTTGAGACTCGCGTGGCGAGCGCGTTGGACCCGGAAGCGATTTCCGGAATCTCTGGCGGCATGGATGTAGGTGCCCCGAGTGCAG ATGAACAGCGAGACAATCCCTTCATTGCAGAGCTGTCAATACCAGG ACCCAGCAACATGGCATATGAAGAACTCGAAGAAG GCACCTGCGATGCCATCAGAAATGTTCCGTCTAGTGCCGG GTCAAGCCAGGAAGACGGGGACAGTGCAACAG GTGAGCCACAGCAACGCAGCAGCAGCACTCCACGGCGGTGA